One window from the genome of bacterium encodes:
- the nuoK gene encoding NADH-quinone oxidoreductase subunit NuoK, with amino-acid sequence MMSLTSYLVLAAILFLLGVFGIIERRNLVGLLISIELMLNSASINFMAFNHYLFPGTVTGQIMTLFVIGLAAAEATLFLAIVFAVYRHYRSINVEQVDHLRG; translated from the coding sequence ATGATGTCCCTGACAAGCTATCTTGTTCTTGCGGCTATCTTATTCCTTCTGGGCGTGTTTGGAATAATTGAGCGCAGAAATCTCGTTGGACTTCTGATTTCTATCGAGTTGATGCTCAACTCTGCAAGCATAAACTTTATGGCCTTCAACCACTACTTGTTCCCCGGCACAGTGACGGGCCAAATCATGACGCTTTTCGTGATCGGCTTGGCCGCAGCGGAGGCCACCCTGTTTCTCGCAATCGTCTTTGCGGTTTATCGTCATTATCGCTCCATCAATGTGGAGCAAGTAGATCACCTGCGCGGCTAA
- a CDS encoding NADH-quinone oxidoreductase subunit L, with the protein MITEATQIQLGIATVLAPLASFALIVLFAMRRPGLAKVISLTGGTLSLVFASLLLWGVGEPGFKIQATWEWLLKDPAGFSIGILLDPLSLVMLWVVAVIGWLVQWYSVSYMEEDKSQSRFFAFISLFCFAMMGFTVAPNLLQSFMCWELVGLGSYLLIGFWNHLPSAATAARKAFVVTRLGDLGFFVALLLAATGLGTLDFGALAQSKMAGGWQSALAGYDYGVWISLALFLAVIGKSAQFPLYGWLPDAMEGPTPVSALIHAATMVAAGVYLLARVAFVVTLGSESVQAVWHGLAMLAMLTALMSGMVAIVQSDIKRVFAYSTISQLGYMVVGIGSGAVIAGMMHLFTHAFFKALLFLTAGAFIHAAHSNSITDIARAGGAKLKLPMIALGVGSLALMGIFPFAGFYSKDAILEHLLVRGDWLLLGAALIGVLITSYYTARVIFLMLKVPSEEHHGHKLHVGSWMKLPLTVLTIGAVVAGNLWLWRVEHWFTLPHGDHGSAALITAAVSTLFALAGAYYSARVFYWKNSEDPMANWVGFAHLLREKWYLDAAYEKIVHKIYLPFTAFLNRVELAVVKGALDGIGKSSMAAARTLARAMTGEVQQYVSVSFAVVAAVVIILMNR; encoded by the coding sequence ATGATAACTGAAGCTACGCAAATACAACTTGGCATCGCGACTGTTCTGGCGCCGCTGGCGTCTTTTGCATTGATCGTTCTGTTTGCGATGCGTCGGCCTGGCCTTGCGAAAGTCATTTCTCTCACGGGCGGGACCCTCAGTCTGGTGTTCGCAAGCCTGCTGCTGTGGGGTGTCGGCGAACCCGGTTTCAAGATACAGGCGACCTGGGAATGGCTCTTGAAAGATCCTGCCGGATTCTCGATTGGCATTCTGCTTGACCCGCTGTCACTCGTTATGCTGTGGGTTGTGGCGGTGATTGGGTGGCTCGTGCAATGGTATTCCGTGTCCTACATGGAAGAAGACAAGAGCCAGTCGCGATTCTTTGCATTCATTTCACTCTTCTGCTTTGCAATGATGGGCTTCACTGTCGCCCCCAACCTCTTGCAGTCCTTTATGTGCTGGGAGTTGGTGGGTCTCGGTTCATACTTGCTCATCGGATTCTGGAACCATCTGCCTTCAGCTGCTACAGCCGCGCGCAAGGCGTTCGTCGTGACGCGTCTTGGCGATTTGGGATTCTTCGTGGCCTTGTTGCTGGCGGCAACCGGCCTTGGCACGCTGGACTTTGGTGCGCTTGCGCAGTCAAAAATGGCTGGCGGCTGGCAATCCGCGCTGGCCGGATATGATTATGGAGTTTGGATTTCGCTGGCGCTATTCCTTGCCGTTATCGGCAAGAGTGCTCAGTTTCCGCTCTATGGATGGCTTCCGGACGCAATGGAAGGTCCGACACCTGTCAGTGCGCTGATTCACGCGGCAACCATGGTGGCTGCTGGTGTGTACCTTCTCGCACGTGTCGCCTTCGTTGTTACGCTTGGAAGCGAAAGTGTGCAGGCGGTCTGGCACGGACTTGCCATGCTTGCGATGCTCACCGCTCTGATGAGCGGCATGGTAGCCATCGTTCAGAGTGACATCAAACGCGTATTCGCCTATTCGACCATCAGCCAATTGGGTTATATGGTGGTCGGCATTGGGTCCGGTGCGGTGATTGCGGGAATGATGCACCTCTTCACACACGCATTCTTCAAAGCTCTACTATTCTTGACGGCGGGTGCGTTTATTCATGCAGCGCATTCGAATTCAATTACGGACATCGCAAGGGCCGGCGGGGCAAAGCTGAAACTGCCGATGATTGCCCTTGGGGTTGGATCGCTGGCCTTGATGGGGATTTTCCCGTTTGCCGGATTCTACAGCAAGGATGCCATTCTCGAGCATTTGCTGGTCAGAGGCGACTGGTTACTCCTTGGTGCAGCGCTAATCGGTGTGCTCATAACGTCTTACTACACGGCACGTGTCATTTTCTTAATGCTCAAAGTTCCGTCAGAGGAGCATCACGGCCATAAGTTGCATGTGGGAAGCTGGATGAAACTCCCACTCACAGTGCTGACAATTGGTGCGGTGGTAGCTGGTAATCTTTGGCTCTGGAGGGTCGAGCATTGGTTCACCCTCCCGCACGGCGATCATGGCTCTGCAGCGCTCATCACGGCGGCTGTTTCAACGCTATTCGCGTTGGCGGGGGCTTACTACTCAGCTCGTGTGTTTTACTGGAAGAACTCGGAAGACCCGATGGCTAACTGGGTGGGCTTCGCGCATCTTCTCCGCGAGAAGTGGTATCTTGACGCCGCTTATGAAAAGATAGTCCATAAGATCTATTTACCGTTTACAGCCTTCTTGAATCGTGTCGAACTGGCAGTGGTCAAGGGCGCCTTGGACGGAATTGGCAAAAGCAGTATGGCAGCAGCACGTACCTTGGCTCGTGCGATGACTGGAGAAGTGCAGCAGTACGTGAGCGTTTCCTTCGCAGTCGTCGCCGCAGTCGTCATCATATTAATGAATCGGTAG